GATCGATCGACTCGCCGGTCAGCTCCTCCAGCAGGAAGATGAACTCGACGAAGGCCAGCGAGTTGATGGCGCGGCTGTCGATGAGGTCGAGGTCGTCGGACAGCTCGTCGAGTTTGGGGTTGCGGCCCACGATGAACTCGCGCACCGCCCGCATGGGCTCGGTCATTACTTGATCAGCTCCCTGCCGACGCCTGCCTTCGAAAGGAACTTCCTGGTCCGCTTCAGCACCTGGTCGTGCGCCTCCTGGCGGGCGGGGTGCTCCAGCGCCCGCCGCCGCAGCGCGAGGGCGTCCGGGATGTTCGCGTCGCGGTAGGCGGCCGGGTTGTAGAGGGTGCCGATGCTGTACTGGAGGTAGTTCTCCAGGTACTCGGCGACCACCGGCACCTCGTCCGGATCGCGCTTGGCCACCTGCGCCAGCAGGTGGGTGAAGACCATCCGGCCGAACGCGACGTGCCGGCTCTCGTCCTGGTGGTGCACCCGGTTGATCTCACGGGCGATGTCCGGCAGCGACTGGTCGGTCGCCATGTGCGCGTTGTAGTAGTCGACGATCTCTTCGAAGATCAGGATGCGCGCGAACACGATCAACTCGCGGGCCACCGACGACAGATGTGCGACCGAGTCGGCCTTCAGCGTCGGCTGCGCCGGATAGAGCTTGCCGCCGTAGCGCAGGCAGAACTGCGCGAAGAACCACATGTGCTCGTTTTCCTCACCGATGAAGTGGTGAAGGAACTCCGAGACGTCCGCGTAGGTCCGCTCGTGAATGCGCATCACGACATCGCTCAGCAACTCACGGATGCCGTGGATGTTGAGGCTGAAGAAGTTGATCGCCTCGTACTTGGTCAGCGCGAGCTGCTGCTCACGGGTCAGCTCGTCCCACATCTCGGTACCGGCCAGCGTGGTGAGGCTCTCGCTCATCCACGGCAGGTCGGGCTCGATGGAGTCGGGCCACTCGAACATCGAATACGGGTTGTAGTAGCCGGATTCGGCCAGGTTCTCCAACCGGCCCAGGTCCAGCACGACCGGCTCGATTTCACGTACCGCCATTTTCACTCGCCCTTCCGAACGACGTGGTGCGAGAGTTCACCCTCAACGCACCGCTCGAATGTCCGCCCGCACCTGGACCGGCAGCTGTGAGCCACATTCGTGATATCCGAAGGACGCATTGCCGGAAGCGGTGGACGGGATCACCTTGTTGTAGATCGACCCGAGGCAGAGCTCCTGGAAGTCCCCGGTGTCCGGCGACAGACGGGCGGCCAGCTGCGCTTTCGCGATGTCGACGGTCTTGAGCGCACCGTCGTCGTCCTCGACCTCCACGCATGCGTGCGGCAGGTCGAGGGCACCGCCGAGCACGCCGCAGAACCAGCCCCGCTTCGCCTCGGCCCGGTATCCGGCCGCGCGGAACCGCTCGGCCAGGAGCAGGCTCGCGGCGATGCAGCTGGTGGCGCCCAGGGCGTGCACCAGCTCGTAGTCGGCCTGCATGGCGACGGGGATCATCTGCCAGCGGTAGCCGGAGTCCAGGTAGTCACGGGTCAGTTGGCGCAACTGCGAGGAGACGAGGGGGGTTCGCGCGCCGACGGTGGTGACCGTCGCCGCGTACGCAGTCGAGCCCGCGCTCGCCCGGGGGACCTCTTCGACGACGACGTTGCCTCCGAAGCGGGCGGCGTCCGGCGCGGCGAAGCGCCAGGGCGCCTCCCCGCCGCATTCGACGCAGTCCAGCTGGACCCGGAAGTCCCATTTCTTGTCGCGCAGCAGATCGTCAACCGGACGGCCGGCGAACCGGAACAGCATGCGGAACGCCAGCTCCGGCTGCGTGTTGGTTCGGCCCGAATACATGCCGAGGTTGTACAGATCGCTCACGTCGAAGTAACGCACCCCCGACCGCGACTCGAACGGCAGGCCCGCATCAATGAGCCTGTCGATGTCCGCAGGATCGCATCTCAGCATTTCCTGGGCCGTGGATTCGGACTGGGTCTTGTCGGAATACTCGGCGGGTATGAACTCGATAGAATTCGCCACCGTTTCCCAGGATGCATTCGGGGTGACAGCTTGACGCAGCACAGCCTATCCCTCCAGGCAAAACGATTTCGCCGGCAACTCGGCGCCCACCACTGCCACAACGCCAGGGCAACGCAACTAACTCGACATTAGCCGCCGGGGGTTGCCTGATGGAATGGTGTTTCCGCATGCGCGCCCGTGCGTTTCGCATACTCGGACTTGAGAAACCGCACCCGGTACGCGCGCTACCGCGACAGCCCCTTGGAGACGCCGGGATAAGGTGCTATACATCTCCCAATTTATCTGCCCGCTTGAGGGCTTACGGCGGCGACCGCTGAAGTGGCCCGCCTGCGGCGTCCGGGCAAACGGGAGGTTCTGTGCGAGTTCCGATGGCTGTCGGGGACTTCTTGGAGCGTGCGGAGCTGGGCTTCGCGGGCAGTGCGGGGGTGGTGGACGAGCCGCTTCAGCCGGCGCCGCCGGTGCCCGCGTCGACGTACGGACGGCTGGGCGAGCGGGTACGGGCCTGGCAGGCGGGACTTGATGCGCTGGGCGTCGGTGTGGGCGAGCGGGTCGCGGTGGTCAGCCACAACTCGGCCCGCCTGCTTGAGCTGCTGTTCGCGGTGCCGATGAGCGGGCGGATCTGTGTGCCGGTGAACTTCCGCCTGAGGCCGGCCGAGGTCGACTACATCGTCCGGCAGAGCAACGCGTCGGTGCTGCTCGTGGATCCCGAGCTGGATGAGGCGCTGTCGTCGGTCACGGCCCGCCACCGGTTCGTGCTGGGCGAGCGGACGGAGTCGGAGCTGATGCGGTTCGGCGTGGAGCCGCGCCCGTGGGCCGACCCGGACGAGGACGCCACCGCGACCATCAACTACACGTCGGGGACGACGGCCCGGCCCAAGGGCGTACAGCTGACGCACCGCAACATATGGATGAGCGGACTGACGTTGGCCCTGCACACGCGGGTGTGGGAGCGGGATGTGTATCTGCACACGCTGCCGATGTTCCACTGCAACGGCTGGGGCATGCCGTACGTGATGGCCGGCCTGGGCGTGAAGCAGGTGATCCTGC
The nucleotide sequence above comes from Streptomyces sp. NBC_01431. Encoded proteins:
- a CDS encoding diiron oxygenase, with translation MAVREIEPVVLDLGRLENLAESGYYNPYSMFEWPDSIEPDLPWMSESLTTLAGTEMWDELTREQQLALTKYEAINFFSLNIHGIRELLSDVVMRIHERTYADVSEFLHHFIGEENEHMWFFAQFCLRYGGKLYPAQPTLKADSVAHLSSVARELIVFARILIFEEIVDYYNAHMATDQSLPDIAREINRVHHQDESRHVAFGRMVFTHLLAQVAKRDPDEVPVVAEYLENYLQYSIGTLYNPAAYRDANIPDALALRRRALEHPARQEAHDQVLKRTRKFLSKAGVGRELIK
- a CDS encoding phosphopantetheine-binding protein, with product MTEPMRAVREFIVGRNPKLDELSDDLDLIDSRAINSLAFVEFIFLLEELTGESIDPEDLDLDDFRTLSALNARFFKEEAVR